The following are from one region of the Paenibacillus sp. KS-LC4 genome:
- a CDS encoding MoxR family ATPase, with product MIESKEQITQAAERIAALKEEIGSVIVGQKTVVEQLLWCLLAGGHALLEGIPGLGKTMLVRTVAETISLQYSRIQFTPDLMPADITGTTLIDFTEQGAAGRSFQPGPIFGNLVLADEINRATPKTQSALLEAMQEGTVTAGGETRQLPRPFFVLATQNPIEQEGTYPLPEAQLDRFLLKIGVSYPTREELKEIVLRTTAATQARAEVKMTADELTELQLYAKHILVAEDVLDMAVRLVMMTHPAEADAPDDVKRYVRFGAGPRALQAIVAVSKVRALCSGKLHVSWSDIREVAVPALRHRVVLGYEAQAAGITTDQMTESILNALELTR from the coding sequence ATGATTGAATCCAAGGAACAGATTACACAGGCGGCTGAGCGTATAGCTGCTCTGAAAGAGGAAATTGGAAGCGTCATTGTAGGGCAAAAAACGGTAGTAGAGCAGCTATTGTGGTGCTTGCTGGCAGGCGGACATGCGCTGCTGGAAGGCATCCCCGGTCTCGGAAAAACAATGCTTGTCCGCACAGTCGCGGAAACGATTTCCTTGCAATATTCAAGGATTCAATTTACACCCGATCTAATGCCCGCCGACATTACGGGAACGACGCTGATCGACTTTACCGAGCAGGGCGCGGCGGGACGCAGCTTCCAGCCTGGACCGATCTTCGGTAATTTAGTGCTGGCCGATGAAATTAACCGTGCTACGCCAAAGACACAAAGCGCGCTGCTTGAAGCGATGCAGGAAGGCACAGTGACAGCTGGCGGAGAAACTCGCCAGCTGCCGCGTCCTTTTTTTGTATTGGCGACGCAAAATCCAATCGAGCAGGAGGGAACATACCCGCTGCCGGAAGCGCAGCTTGACCGTTTCCTGCTCAAAATCGGCGTCAGCTATCCGACACGTGAGGAGCTTAAAGAAATTGTGCTGCGGACAACAGCGGCGACGCAAGCCCGCGCTGAGGTCAAAATGACTGCGGATGAGCTGACCGAGCTGCAATTGTATGCCAAGCATATTCTGGTTGCAGAAGATGTGCTGGACATGGCGGTTCGGCTAGTGATGATGACGCATCCAGCAGAGGCGGATGCTCCTGACGATGTGAAGCGTTATGTCAGATTTGGCGCTGGACCGCGGGCGCTGCAAGCAATTGTGGCGGTCAGTAAGGTTAGGGCGCTTTGCAGCGGCAAGCTGCATGTATCGTGGAGCGATATTCGCGAGGTAGCGGTGCCAGCGCTTCGACATCGGGTTGTGCTCGGTTATGAGGCACAGGCAGCAGGCATAACGACGGATCAGATGACCGAATCCATATTAAACGCATTGGAGCTGACAAGATGA
- a CDS encoding DUF58 domain-containing protein: protein MNGQGSGSGSGARDSAFSGALAKLFPDTSLLNRLERMKVAAGSRVKGTMAGKRRSSTLGGSQEFADYRPYAPGDDIRRLDWNVYGRTGRAYMRQYWDEQELTLHVYVDISPSMNFGGEQASKLRCALQLAACGGYAALSGEDRISVKLFGGAAPAELPALRGRGSATRLFHFLAAALEQAAEQRSFHPDDGLKSSAIGEGRAAMQQHAAALSMREAIAQAGQLPHRTGVTWIVSDAMFEAGIEHTLLSLLAARQQVVFLHLLSPEELNPSLTGELNLLDSELGTGKEVALGSRLLEQYRDTVNEYCNELKKLCAEHGALYIFIDTSKPMEQIVQHTLLRAGVLHSHS from the coding sequence ATGAATGGGCAAGGCAGCGGCTCAGGGAGCGGAGCCCGGGATTCAGCGTTCAGCGGCGCTTTAGCCAAGCTTTTCCCCGATACGTCCTTGCTGAATCGACTAGAGCGCATGAAGGTGGCAGCGGGCAGCCGCGTAAAGGGCACGATGGCAGGCAAGCGCCGCTCCAGCACGCTCGGCGGCTCTCAGGAATTTGCTGACTATCGCCCTTATGCGCCCGGCGACGACATTCGCCGTCTGGATTGGAATGTGTATGGGCGGACGGGGCGAGCCTACATGCGGCAATATTGGGATGAGCAGGAGCTTACCCTGCATGTGTACGTTGACATATCTCCCTCGATGAACTTTGGCGGCGAACAGGCGAGTAAGCTGCGGTGCGCCTTGCAGCTCGCAGCTTGCGGCGGATACGCTGCGCTGTCAGGCGAGGACCGCATTTCGGTCAAGCTGTTTGGCGGCGCAGCTCCGGCAGAGCTTCCAGCACTTCGCGGAAGGGGCTCCGCAACGCGATTGTTTCATTTTTTGGCGGCGGCACTAGAGCAGGCAGCGGAGCAGCGGTCTTTTCACCCAGACGATGGGTTGAAGTCTTCTGCGATAGGTGAGGGGAGGGCAGCTATGCAGCAGCATGCGGCAGCTTTGTCCATGCGGGAAGCTATTGCACAGGCTGGGCAGCTCCCGCATCGAACGGGCGTTACTTGGATAGTGTCCGATGCGATGTTTGAAGCGGGCATTGAGCATACGCTGCTCAGCCTGCTTGCTGCTCGGCAGCAGGTTGTTTTTCTCCATTTATTGAGCCCAGAGGAGTTAAATCCTTCTTTGACAGGCGAGCTGAATTTGCTTGACAGTGAACTCGGAACGGGCAAAGAGGTTGCCTTAGGCAGTCGTCTGCTGGAACAATATCGCGACACAGTGAACGAATATTGCAATGAGCTCAAGAAGCTGTGTGCGGAGCACGGAGCCCTTTATATTTTTATTGATACAAGCAAGCCAATGGAACAAATAGTTCAGCATACGCTGCTTCGCGCTGGTGTGCTGCACAGCCATAGTTAA
- a CDS encoding VWA domain-containing protein, with translation MQLLSPLSALFGLALPAIVLMYLLKRTYIDTEIASHMLWNRMLREQEANRPWQKLRTRPLLLLQLLAAAILVLALMQPYLVADSRSGSHTVIVLDRSASMTAAMPGGSSQGSMLAAAVKQAELWLNEQPKGELITLLVTGEQPRIILSKETDHELAVQQLKTITPDFGTQDNVAALSLADSLLANEQGGRILLLTDGRWQDADSVNQLTLHAKLEQFKPNAPQAGSNNSAILYFGIHAAAGEDGKRAGVVTLRNDSSASKQLELAIYADKESEPAVKRSVKLEAGGWTSVNINGLPEEASYYTAKISGATDDYAADNIAYQFPIVTKAQQVLLATSGNLFLEKALQLAGVKTIKVDPAQYVPSDEHVKDIDWVIMDGDTAKLRTDKSWQELFSSKPVWYIDHPEATAEDTALPANSRVALAEHPVTAYLSFEDTHIGRMVKAKDAGTWGEAIVTYGGLPAIYAGSVQGRPQLRFTFDLQSSDLPLRPEFPVLIVQAADWMSGGSQAQLGTADAGSTLQLAFLNETVSAKWEMIEALGGYSEKSLPDSKLAAALAAQEPAVAPAIPGLYRLIEQDAQAETIGQRMLAVTAAPSESASLSAASEIKPLAAASKETGQQQADAGVAAGSVEAANAFVVWLALALFMLMLVEWEVYRRGNAG, from the coding sequence ATGCAGCTGCTATCGCCGCTATCCGCATTATTCGGCTTGGCGCTCCCAGCCATCGTACTCATGTATTTATTAAAGCGCACGTATATAGACACCGAAATCGCGAGTCATATGCTGTGGAATCGTATGCTGCGCGAGCAAGAGGCGAATCGTCCATGGCAAAAGCTTCGTACACGTCCGCTTCTGCTTTTGCAGCTACTCGCAGCTGCTATACTAGTGCTGGCGCTCATGCAGCCTTATCTCGTGGCAGATAGCCGCAGCGGAAGTCATACCGTTATCGTGCTTGACCGCTCGGCAAGCATGACCGCGGCTATGCCTGGCGGAAGCTCGCAAGGCAGCATGCTGGCCGCCGCTGTAAAGCAGGCGGAGCTGTGGCTGAACGAGCAGCCGAAAGGGGAGCTTATCACCTTGCTTGTAACGGGCGAGCAGCCCCGGATTATTTTGTCCAAGGAAACGGATCATGAGCTCGCGGTGCAGCAGTTGAAAACCATTACGCCAGATTTCGGTACCCAGGACAACGTAGCCGCTTTATCGTTAGCCGACTCCCTGCTTGCCAATGAGCAAGGCGGCCGGATATTGCTGCTGACCGATGGCAGGTGGCAGGACGCAGATTCCGTAAACCAGCTGACCCTTCATGCGAAGCTTGAGCAGTTCAAGCCTAATGCCCCGCAAGCTGGCAGCAACAATAGCGCTATTTTGTATTTTGGCATTCATGCAGCAGCTGGAGAAGATGGCAAACGTGCAGGCGTAGTGACGCTGCGAAATGACAGCTCTGCATCTAAGCAGCTTGAGCTTGCCATCTATGCGGACAAGGAATCCGAGCCTGCGGTGAAGAGGTCGGTCAAGCTTGAGGCTGGGGGCTGGACGAGCGTAAATATTAACGGTCTGCCGGAAGAAGCGAGCTATTACACAGCCAAAATCAGCGGAGCGACCGATGATTATGCCGCTGACAATATCGCCTACCAGTTTCCGATCGTCACTAAAGCGCAGCAGGTGCTTTTGGCTACATCAGGCAACTTGTTTTTGGAAAAAGCGCTCCAGCTCGCTGGCGTAAAAACGATAAAGGTTGATCCAGCGCAGTATGTTCCTTCCGATGAACATGTTAAGGACATCGACTGGGTTATTATGGATGGCGACACAGCAAAGCTTCGAACGGACAAAAGCTGGCAGGAGCTGTTTTCCTCCAAGCCTGTCTGGTATATCGACCATCCGGAAGCGACCGCGGAGGATACGGCTTTGCCTGCGAATAGCAGAGTGGCGCTGGCTGAGCATCCCGTTACTGCCTATCTTTCATTTGAAGATACCCACATTGGACGTATGGTGAAGGCGAAGGATGCCGGGACATGGGGGGAAGCAATCGTTACTTATGGAGGCTTGCCTGCCATATATGCTGGCTCGGTGCAAGGAAGGCCGCAGCTGCGCTTTACCTTTGACCTGCAAAGCAGCGATTTGCCGCTGCGGCCAGAGTTTCCCGTGTTAATCGTGCAGGCGGCGGATTGGATGAGCGGAGGGAGTCAGGCTCAGCTTGGGACGGCCGATGCCGGAAGCACGCTCCAGCTTGCTTTTCTAAATGAGACAGTTAGTGCCAAGTGGGAAATGATCGAAGCACTAGGCGGTTATAGCGAAAAATCATTGCCCGACAGCAAGCTGGCTGCCGCGCTTGCAGCGCAGGAGCCAGCTGTCGCCCCGGCGATTCCGGGCTTGTACCGTTTAATCGAGCAGGATGCACAAGCGGAAACGATCGGTCAGAGGATGCTTGCTGTAACAGCGGCTCCCTCCGAAAGCGCATCGTTGTCCGCAGCTTCGGAAATCAAGCCGCTTGCCGCAGCTTCAAAGGAGACAGGTCAACAGCAGGCTGATGCGGGCGTGGCAGCGGGAAGTGTGGAGGCGGCAAACGCTTTTGTCGTATGGCTCGCGCTGGCATTGTTTATGCTGATGCTTGTGGAATGGGAGGTGTATAGGCGTGGGAATGCAGGCTAA
- a CDS encoding VWA domain-containing protein, translating into MQANSPWALLLLLPWAVAVWWMIQGTLRLQGNRKKIAITLRAFILLLIIAIAAGVQPYLRIEQRNVIFVADRSASVNADAALGEWIAKASAAKDEADQSGIVSIGLDAAVDKVLSPDQLPSAQRYTFRSGVNEKFTDLSQALRLASGMLHEAGGGKIVLLSDGAENAGSMLRQAELLRHAGIEVDVVPVAAPQRVDASLEAMDVPQTLRQGEKFTFEFTINSTASGTAKLRLYEDNRELSTSDIVLEPGENRFALQSAALEPGFHRFRAELYAEGDEQGQNNTAYAFSRVSGPPAVLIVEGVPGSSGNVEAALKASLIRYETIPPERLSVQLASYAAYDSIILNNVSATRIAAKPMEWLGKAVSDYGIGLVMLGGDNSFGLGGYFQTPIEKALPVYMDLKGKRQLPSLGLILVIDRSGSMVGGKLELAKEAAMRTIELMRPEDSVGVVAFDSTPWWIVEPTKLTDREAVLDKIQGIQADGGTEIFPALDTAYNKLLEMDAQRKHIILLTDGQSASNPGYAALTKGMVDHKMTMSTVAVGDGADQAMLEQLAKQAKGRFYFTNDESTLPAIFSRETVLMSRTYIVEQNAPPLIGQAGSWSSMWQNGVPNLQAYIATTAKETAEVALLSPQGDPILARWAYGSGRTVAWTSDLTGKWSRDWVQWAALPNVLAEWIKWTFPQFESTPYSATAELDGREAMLRLRTEGNDTAAKLSAVVTDETGKSTTLSPLPAAPGEYAASLPISEPGVYLMQVNEQSGGADEPKTGGGTTTGFVIPYSPEYRLTGENGTEALQQLAAATGGRLLSLEAPGEAYRFNPVVSRQPYDWTRELIILILALWLVDILLRRLSLPWQRIGRMLLTRLRLVGGRLQRNEPAAAPSGAMSRLQQRKSRTAGFYGERANTSDVDRASTSPASGQVRGGNGALNGVQGASANTSQTASRPSRSQAPKPEDRDQASKQQREALASQANALGVVSQPSVPPSSPESKQADAQTAVNRLLAAKKRGKR; encoded by the coding sequence ATGCAGGCTAATTCGCCCTGGGCGCTCCTACTTCTCCTTCCGTGGGCAGTGGCGGTTTGGTGGATGATTCAAGGTACGCTGCGGCTGCAAGGCAATCGTAAAAAGATAGCCATAACGCTGCGTGCATTTATTTTGCTGCTAATCATTGCGATTGCAGCAGGTGTGCAGCCTTATTTGCGAATTGAGCAGCGAAACGTTATTTTTGTGGCAGATCGTTCCGCATCCGTCAATGCCGATGCCGCTTTAGGCGAGTGGATTGCTAAAGCCTCGGCGGCAAAAGACGAAGCCGATCAAAGCGGAATTGTATCCATCGGACTAGATGCCGCCGTCGATAAAGTGCTTTCGCCTGATCAGCTTCCGAGTGCGCAGCGATATACGTTTCGATCAGGCGTGAATGAAAAATTCACGGATTTGTCTCAGGCGCTGCGCCTTGCGTCAGGCATGCTGCATGAAGCCGGAGGCGGCAAAATCGTGCTGCTCTCCGATGGCGCAGAAAATGCCGGAAGCATGCTGCGCCAAGCGGAGCTATTGAGGCATGCAGGCATTGAGGTGGATGTCGTTCCGGTAGCTGCCCCGCAGCGGGTGGACGCCTCGCTCGAGGCGATGGACGTTCCGCAAACGCTGCGTCAAGGTGAGAAATTTACGTTTGAATTTACGATTAACAGTACAGCATCGGGAACGGCCAAGCTGCGGCTCTATGAAGACAACCGTGAGCTGTCAACAAGCGATATTGTGCTGGAGCCGGGTGAAAATCGCTTTGCGCTGCAAAGTGCGGCGCTGGAGCCGGGCTTTCACCGTTTTCGAGCGGAGCTGTATGCGGAAGGGGATGAACAGGGGCAGAACAATACGGCGTATGCGTTCAGCAGAGTCAGCGGCCCGCCCGCTGTGCTCATTGTTGAAGGTGTGCCGGGCTCATCAGGCAATGTGGAGGCAGCTTTGAAAGCTTCGCTCATTCGTTATGAGACGATACCGCCTGAGCGGTTGTCCGTACAGCTTGCCTCATATGCCGCCTATGACAGTATTATTTTAAACAATGTTTCGGCAACCCGCATTGCGGCTAAACCGATGGAGTGGCTCGGCAAGGCGGTCAGCGATTATGGCATTGGCCTTGTCATGCTGGGTGGCGACAACAGCTTTGGCTTGGGCGGCTATTTCCAAACGCCTATTGAGAAGGCGCTGCCGGTCTATATGGATTTGAAGGGCAAGCGTCAGCTGCCCTCGCTCGGCTTGATTTTGGTCATTGACCGTTCCGGCAGTATGGTCGGCGGCAAGCTGGAGCTGGCGAAGGAAGCGGCAATGCGGACGATTGAGCTGATGCGACCAGAGGATTCAGTAGGCGTAGTCGCCTTCGACTCGACGCCTTGGTGGATTGTGGAGCCGACCAAGCTGACGGATCGCGAGGCGGTTTTGGATAAAATCCAGGGCATTCAGGCCGATGGGGGCACGGAAATTTTTCCGGCGCTAGATACCGCGTATAACAAGCTGCTGGAAATGGATGCACAGCGCAAGCATATTATTTTGCTCACCGACGGCCAGTCGGCTTCTAATCCGGGCTATGCTGCGCTGACAAAGGGCATGGTCGACCATAAAATGACGATGTCTACCGTTGCAGTCGGCGACGGTGCCGATCAGGCGATGCTGGAGCAGCTTGCGAAGCAGGCGAAGGGACGGTTTTATTTTACAAATGATGAAAGCACGCTTCCAGCTATTTTCAGCCGCGAGACGGTGTTAATGTCACGAACCTATATTGTGGAGCAAAATGCTCCGCCGCTTATCGGGCAAGCCGGAAGCTGGTCGTCGATGTGGCAAAATGGCGTGCCAAACTTGCAGGCTTACATCGCAACGACAGCAAAGGAAACGGCAGAGGTCGCTTTGCTATCGCCCCAAGGTGATCCAATTTTGGCGCGCTGGGCTTACGGTTCAGGACGAACGGTAGCTTGGACGAGTGACTTGACGGGGAAATGGTCGCGAGACTGGGTGCAGTGGGCCGCTTTGCCGAATGTGCTCGCCGAGTGGATAAAGTGGACTTTTCCTCAGTTTGAGAGCACGCCTTATTCCGCAACAGCTGAGCTGGATGGTCGAGAGGCTATGCTGCGCTTACGTACAGAGGGTAATGATACAGCTGCTAAGCTGTCGGCTGTCGTCACCGATGAAACTGGGAAAAGCACGACGCTTTCGCCGCTTCCGGCAGCTCCGGGTGAATATGCGGCAAGCCTTCCGATCTCGGAGCCAGGCGTATATTTAATGCAAGTGAATGAACAGAGCGGCGGAGCGGATGAGCCGAAGACGGGCGGCGGCACGACAACGGGGTTTGTCATTCCCTATTCGCCTGAGTATCGTTTAACGGGTGAAAATGGAACAGAAGCGCTGCAGCAGCTTGCTGCCGCTACGGGTGGGCGTTTGCTGTCGCTGGAAGCGCCGGGGGAGGCTTACCGCTTCAATCCAGTAGTGTCCCGGCAGCCTTATGATTGGACGCGTGAGCTCATAATATTGATTTTGGCGCTGTGGCTGGTCGACATCCTATTGCGCCGACTGTCGCTGCCTTGGCAGCGGATCGGGCGGATGCTGTTGACGAGACTTAGGCTCGTAGGTGGACGTTTGCAGAGGAATGAGCCAGCCGCCGCTCCGTCAGGTGCGATGAGCAGGCTGCAGCAGCGGAAAAGTCGCACGGCAGGCTTTTATGGTGAGCGAGCGAATACAAGCGACGTGGATCGAGCATCAACCTCGCCAGCATCTGGTCAGGTAAGGGGAGGGAATGGAGCGCTTAATGGCGTTCAGGGGGCTTCGGCCAATACGTCGCAAACGGCTAGCCGTCCGTCTCGATCACAGGCTCCGAAGCCAGAGGATCGTGACCAGGCGAGCAAGCAGCAGCGAGAAGCGCTAGCTTCACAGGCTAACGCTTTAGGTGTCGTCAGCCAGCCGTCAGTCCCTCCTTCAAGCCCAGAGTCCAAGCAGGCTGATGCTCAGACAGCGGTCAATCGTCTGCTTGCGGCTAAGAAGCGCGGCAAGCGGTAG
- a CDS encoding rhodanese-like domain-containing protein: protein MYNEITPEQVEARLNNKEKFHLIDVRELDEWEEGHIAEAAHLPLSEIQERLDELPKDENIIFVCRSGGRSGKVCSFLAPQGYSVTNMTGGMLAWPGAIVTGA, encoded by the coding sequence ATGTATAACGAAATCACGCCGGAGCAGGTTGAAGCGCGTCTGAATAATAAGGAAAAGTTTCATTTAATTGATGTTCGTGAGCTTGATGAGTGGGAAGAGGGACATATTGCCGAAGCAGCTCATTTGCCCTTGTCTGAAATTCAGGAGCGTTTGGATGAGCTGCCTAAGGATGAAAATATTATTTTCGTATGCCGCAGCGGCGGACGAAGTGGCAAAGTATGCAGCTTCCTCGCGCCACAGGGCTACTCCGTGACCAATATGACGGGCGGCATGCTCGCATGGCCGGGAGCTATCGTTACTGGAGCGTAG
- a CDS encoding heavy metal translocating P-type ATPase: MEQRHKESENSVTLQYAVGGMSCTACAARIEKAVGKMEGVQSVAVSYPARSAWVQFVPERMRSEEIMAKIGHIGFQASAAEHSKEQWEQERSALGLRLMISLLLTLPLLAGMTQHLPLLSGLAIPTWLLNPWLQLVLATIVQFVIGLPFYIGAYHALRLRAANMDVLVAAGTSAAYLYSHYVVFSRLPTGDALATGHTLPLYFETSAVVISAVLLGKYLEMTAASRAQDEADGYSQLQVQSATVERSGEWVSVQTAFIREGEIVRIAPGETVPVDGVLTSGEADMDESLLTGESMPVIKRAGDLIWAGTTNVGTMQRIRATAAGHATLLSRISELLREAQRSKSAIQQQVDRVAAWFVPAMLALSAFTFMLWLVVLEPGNWHQAFRCGIAVVLAACPCALGLAAPISLVIASGRLAKLGIVLKQAGALERLARLNTLLLDKTGTLTEGAPQVSAVWAAPTQTRSVVLRLAAAAEAGSAHPLGLAIGREAGRVGLTPPRALNMVYLPGKGVQAVVEGRSIAVGNATFAKAEQWKVNAEASAAIAYFCTEREKRGETLLYVAADGMLIGCISLADRVKPHSLAAVQQLQRYGLQVMLATGDHQIPAQNAARQAGIVQVYAGLLPEQKLELVEQLKRSGKRVGMAGDGWNDAPALAAADVGIAMGNGTEAALAAGHLTLLQPRMTAIVDALGISRLTVRNIKQNLLLAFLYNSSIVPIAAFGLLEPWMAGAAMALSSVSVVGNAMRMSYILRRP, encoded by the coding sequence TTGGAACAGCGGCATAAGGAGAGCGAAAATAGCGTAACGCTGCAATATGCAGTGGGTGGCATGAGCTGCACAGCATGCGCGGCACGGATCGAGAAGGCTGTGGGAAAAATGGAAGGCGTACAATCGGTCGCTGTAAGCTATCCGGCAAGATCGGCTTGGGTGCAGTTTGTGCCTGAGCGGATGCGGTCTGAGGAGATTATGGCGAAAATCGGACATATCGGCTTCCAAGCCTCGGCAGCCGAGCACAGCAAAGAACAGTGGGAGCAGGAGCGCAGCGCCCTCGGATTACGACTAATGATCTCGCTGCTGCTAACGCTGCCGCTGCTAGCTGGAATGACCCAGCATCTCCCGCTGCTAAGCGGTCTTGCTATTCCGACTTGGCTGCTGAACCCTTGGCTTCAGCTTGTACTAGCTACAATCGTTCAATTCGTCATTGGGCTGCCTTTTTATATCGGTGCTTATCATGCGCTGCGCTTGCGAGCAGCGAATATGGACGTGCTAGTCGCAGCAGGAACGTCTGCAGCTTATTTATACAGCCATTATGTTGTTTTTTCTCGACTCCCAACTGGAGATGCGCTTGCCACGGGGCATACGCTGCCGCTTTATTTTGAAACCTCTGCTGTCGTTATTAGCGCGGTGCTGCTCGGCAAATATTTGGAAATGACAGCTGCATCTCGGGCACAGGATGAGGCGGACGGGTACAGCCAATTGCAGGTGCAATCCGCAACTGTAGAACGGTCAGGCGAGTGGGTCAGTGTGCAGACCGCCTTCATACGGGAAGGAGAGATTGTGCGCATTGCACCGGGTGAGACGGTTCCGGTTGACGGCGTTTTAACGAGCGGGGAAGCCGATATGGATGAATCGCTGCTGACAGGGGAAAGTATGCCGGTTATTAAACGAGCGGGAGACCTAATCTGGGCAGGAACAACGAACGTGGGGACCATGCAACGAATCCGTGCAACGGCTGCGGGACATGCAACGCTGCTCAGCCGCATTAGCGAGCTGCTTCGTGAGGCGCAGCGCTCCAAATCTGCGATTCAGCAGCAGGTGGACCGGGTAGCCGCATGGTTCGTTCCGGCGATGCTTGCCCTTTCGGCTTTCACCTTTATGCTTTGGCTGGTGGTGCTCGAACCTGGCAATTGGCATCAAGCTTTCCGCTGTGGGATCGCTGTCGTGCTCGCTGCCTGTCCTTGTGCGCTGGGGCTTGCCGCGCCTATTTCACTGGTTATCGCTTCTGGTCGTCTAGCAAAGCTGGGCATTGTGCTCAAGCAGGCTGGGGCGCTGGAGCGACTTGCGCGGCTAAACACGCTGCTGCTAGACAAAACCGGAACGCTCACCGAAGGTGCGCCGCAAGTTAGCGCGGTATGGGCTGCGCCGACTCAGACTCGCTCGGTCGTGCTTCGTTTGGCGGCCGCCGCAGAAGCGGGTTCGGCCCATCCGCTAGGGCTAGCGATAGGCCGGGAGGCCGGGCGGGTAGGATTGACGCCGCCAAGGGCGCTAAACATGGTTTATTTGCCCGGCAAAGGCGTTCAAGCAGTAGTTGAGGGAAGGAGCATTGCCGTCGGAAATGCGACCTTTGCGAAAGCTGAGCAGTGGAAGGTGAATGCGGAGGCCTCCGCAGCTATAGCCTATTTTTGCACCGAACGGGAAAAAAGAGGAGAAACGCTCTTATATGTTGCAGCAGATGGCATGCTCATTGGCTGTATTTCGCTTGCGGATCGGGTTAAACCGCATTCTTTAGCGGCTGTTCAGCAGCTCCAACGTTATGGATTACAAGTGATGCTGGCAACAGGCGACCACCAAATACCCGCCCAAAATGCCGCCCGCCAAGCAGGCATTGTCCAAGTATACGCCGGATTGCTGCCTGAGCAGAAGCTGGAGCTGGTAGAGCAGCTCAAACGCTCGGGCAAACGGGTCGGCATGGCTGGCGACGGCTGGAATGATGCACCGGCGCTTGCGGCTGCCGATGTAGGCATTGCGATGGGCAATGGCACGGAAGCGGCACTCGCTGCCGGACATTTAACGCTGCTTCAGCCGCGCATGACTGCGATTGTTGATGCACTTGGCATAAGCCGGTTGACGGTGCGAAATATTAAGCAGAATTTGCTGCTTGCTTTCCTATATAATAGCAGCATCGTGCCAATTGCCGCCTTCGGTCTGCTGGAGCCTTGGATGGCAGGGGCAGCGATGGCGCTAAGCTCGGTGTCAGTTGTCGGAAATGCGATGCGGATGAGCTACATTTTGCGGCGGCCTTAA
- a CDS encoding ABC transporter substrate-binding protein, whose product MKVKMNTMLKTSLAIWLIAMLTLLAACGGAVNNSKESAAPSISPSAAPSTETAAAYPLTVTDATDTKLTFEQAPVKIVTLVPSETEVVFAVGAGKQVVGVDQYSNYPEAANDIEKIGDMTTNIEAVVKLNPDLVLASSSMNGDAVAKLRELNIPVFASDSKTYGETIAHIETVGQILNHVKDAEAVAEHMRDVMNQVMNAVKDAPAKKVYLEFSPGYTAGSGTFLDELLTMAGGTNVAGSKEGWYEVSAEEIVKQNPEIIIYPDMSVKPNPIVTALDSRAGWNVIDAVKNKQVIAVSEDPLVRVGPRLADGLLEIAKAVHPDLVK is encoded by the coding sequence ATGAAAGTCAAAATGAATACTATGCTGAAAACAAGCCTTGCCATTTGGCTTATTGCTATGCTGACGCTGCTTGCCGCTTGCGGCGGTGCGGTAAATAATAGCAAGGAATCTGCTGCACCATCTATCTCACCATCCGCTGCTCCGTCTACAGAGACAGCTGCCGCCTATCCGCTCACCGTAACCGATGCAACGGATACCAAGCTTACCTTTGAGCAGGCGCCTGTAAAAATTGTGACGCTTGTGCCAAGCGAGACAGAGGTTGTGTTTGCTGTAGGAGCGGGCAAGCAGGTAGTCGGCGTGGATCAGTACAGCAACTATCCAGAAGCCGCTAATGACATTGAGAAAATTGGCGATATGACGACCAATATTGAAGCTGTCGTGAAGCTGAATCCAGATCTCGTGCTTGCATCCTCCAGCATGAATGGAGATGCGGTTGCCAAGCTGCGCGAGCTGAATATTCCGGTATTTGCCTCCGATTCGAAGACATATGGCGAAACCATTGCCCATATTGAGACGGTCGGCCAAATTTTGAACCATGTGAAGGATGCCGAAGCGGTTGCTGAACATATGCGTGATGTGATGAATCAGGTCATGAATGCGGTGAAGGATGCGCCAGCGAAAAAGGTTTATTTGGAGTTTAGCCCTGGCTACACGGCAGGCTCAGGCACTTTTTTGGATGAGCTGCTGACGATGGCGGGCGGCACCAATGTAGCGGGCTCGAAGGAAGGCTGGTACGAGGTCAGCGCTGAAGAGATCGTGAAGCAAAATCCAGAAATCATCATCTACCCGGACATGTCGGTGAAACCGAACCCTATCGTTACAGCATTGGATAGCCGAGCAGGCTGGAACGTCATTGACGCGGTGAAAAATAAACAGGTTATCGCGGTTTCGGAAGATCCACTCGTTCGTGTAGGCCCGCGGCTTGCCGATGGCTTGCTGGAAATTGCGAAGGCTGTTCATCCAGACCTCGTTAAATAG